A window of Cryptomeria japonica chromosome 3, Sugi_1.0, whole genome shotgun sequence contains these coding sequences:
- the LOC131034276 gene encoding uncharacterized protein LOC131034276 — MPSGGFRVLHLVRPFLSILPEVQTAERKVPFREKVLYTVISLFIFLVCSQLPLYGIHSATGADPFYWMRVILASNRGTVMELGITPIVTSGLVMQLLAGSKIIEVDNSVREDRALLNGAQKLLGVLITIGEAVAYVLSGMYGDISDLGAGNAILIIVQLFFAGIIVICLDELLQKGYGLGSGISLFIATNICESIIWKAFSPTTINSGRGAEFEGAVIALFHLLITRTDKVRALREAFYRQNLPNVTNLLATVLVFLIVIYFQGFRVVLPVRSKNARGQQGSYPIKLFYTSNMPIILQSALVSNLYFISQLLYRRYSGNFFINLLGKWKESEYSSSGQSVPVGGLVYYITPPASLAEMAANPFHALFYLTFMLTACALFSKTWIEVSGSSARDVAKQLKEQQMVMPGHRESNLQKELNRYIPTAAAFGGICIGALTVMADFMGAIGSGTGILLAVTIIYQYFETFEKERASELGFFGF, encoded by the exons ATGCCAAGCGGTGGATTTAGGGTGCTACACCTTGTGAGGCCATTTCTCTCAATTTTGCCTGAGGTTCAGACAGCGGAGAGAAAAGTTCCCTTTAGGGAGAAGGTTCTTTACACTGTAATCTCCCTTTTCATATTTCTGGTATGCAGTCAGTTGCCTCTGTATGGTATACATTCAGCTACAGGTGCAGATCCATTCTATTGGATGCGTGTAATTCTGGCCTCTAATCGTGGAACTGTTATGGAGCTTGGTATTACCCCTATTGTCACTTCAGGCCTAGTGATGCAGCTTTTGGCAGGATCTAAGATAATTGAGGTGGACAATAGTGTTCGAGAAGATCGTGCACTATT GAATGGTGCGCAGAAGTTACTTGGTGTACTTATCACAATCGGTGAAGCAGTTGCATACGTGCTTTCAGGAATGTATGGCGACATCAGTGACCTTGGAGCTGGCAATGCCATCCTTATTATTGTCCAACTCTTTTTTGCTGGTATAATTGTGATATGTTTGGACGAGTTGCTCCAGAAAGGATATGGCTTGGGCTCTGGCATTTCCTTATTCATTGCAACTAACATATG TGAGAGTATCATATGGAAGGCATTTAGTCCCACAACAATTAATAGTGGACGAGGTGCTGAGTTTGAGGGAGCTGTCATCGCATTGTTCCATTTGTTGATAACCCGAACAGACAAGGTCCGAGCACTCAGAGAGGCTTTTTACCGGCAGAACCTTCCAAATGTGACCAATCTACTTGCAACAGTTTTGGTTTTTCTCATTGTGATATACTTCCAAGGCTTTCGGGTTGTTTTGCCTGTGAGATCAAAGAATGCACGTGGCCAGCAAGGATCATATCCTATTAAGTTATTTTACACATCTAACATGCCAATCATTCTGCAGTCAGCCCTGGTTTCAAATTTGTATTTCATTTCTCAG TTGCTCTACAGAAGGTACAGTGGAAACTTTTTTATTAATTTGCTTGGAAAGTGGAAAGAATCCGAGTATTCTTCAAGTGGTCAGTCTGTTCCCGTTGGCGGCCTTGTCTATTACATCACTCCACCTGCCAG CTTGGCAGAGATGGCAGCAAATCCTTTCCATGCTCTTTTCTATTTGACTTTTATGCTGACAGCATGCGCACTCTTTTCAAAGACATGGATTGAAGTATCAGGTTCCTCTGCCAGAGATGTGGCAAAACAGCTTAAG GAACAACAAATGGTTATGCCAGGCCACAGAGAGTCTAATCTCCAGAAGGAGCTGAATCGTTACATACCAACAGCTGCAGCTTTTGGTGGCATTTGCATCGGTGCTCTTACTGTCATGGCCGATTTTATGGGTGCTATTGGTTCTGGGACAGGAATTCTTCTTGCTGTAACCATTATCTACCAGTATTTTGAGACATTCGAGAAGGAAAGGGCCAGTGAATTAGGATTTTTTGGTTTTTAA